TTTTAAAAACCCAGTGTTGAATTTAACACCGGGTTATGCTGATAATTTAGCTCTTCCTTTAGCTCTTCTTCTTTTCAAAACATTTCTTCCGCTTTTATTTTGCATTCTTTTTCTAAATCCATGAT
This is a stretch of genomic DNA from Leptotrichia hofstadii. It encodes these proteins:
- the rpmH gene encoding 50S ribosomal protein L34, which translates into the protein MTKRTYQPNKRKRKKDHGFRKRMQNKSGRNVLKRRRAKGRAKLSA